ACGATGAGAACTGGCTAAAACACACCCTAACATACCTAACAGCAGACGACAAAATAGAAGTAACCTACACACCGGTAACAATCACAACGTGGAAGCCGATAGAGCGCAAGTACTAGTACACCCCTATCTTGTTTCCCGTGCTTAGCGTGTCAATCTCAGATCATGGGGGATGTATGGCTTGGCCGGGGAGAAGAGGAAACGTGTACTCCTCGAGAACATGCCCGGGTTCCTAGCTGCAAGCCTAAACCCATGGCTCATCAAGGCGAAGAATAACCCGGAAAGGCTAGCATTCATTCTACACCGCGTAACCGGCTTCATAATCGTAGTATACCTGCTAGCCCACGTCATCGTTACAAGCTACTCAACAAACCCTACACAATGGGAGGATATAATGTCAACGTTTGCTAACAGCCTATTCAACAAGATTGGCGAGTGGATTGTGGCAGGTGCAGTCATCTACCATGGGCTTAATGGTATAAGACTACTACTTGTAGAATTCTTCGGTACAGGTATCGGGAAGCCAGAGCTGCCAAAGCCT
This DNA window, taken from Hyperthermus butylicus DSM 5456, encodes the following:
- the sdhC gene encoding succinate dehydrogenase, cytochrome b556 subunit, with amino-acid sequence MYGLAGEKRKRVLLENMPGFLAASLNPWLIKAKNNPERLAFILHRVTGFIIVVYLLAHVIVTSYSTNPTQWEDIMSTFANSLFNKIGEWIVAGAVIYHGLNGIRLLLVEFFGTGIGKPELPKPPYIPPSLKGGQRTGLYIVFALSIIGWMLAGILIFTGRLF